The genomic window CATTGCCGGCAAAATTATACTCTTGAGTCCATCAAATCCTCCTGATGGTAATACTCCTAATTTAACTGAAAATACTAGAATTAACATAAGTCCTAACCAGAATACTGGCATTGAAACCCCAAGAAGTGCTAATACCATACTAAAACTATCCAAAAATGAGTATTGTTTTGTTGCTGATATTATTCCTACTGGTATACCTATACAAATTGAGATTATCATACCTGTAACAGCTAAAACAAATGTATTAGGGAATCTAGAGAAAATTTCTCCAAAAACCTCTCTACCTGTTGTATATGATCTTCCAAAATCCCCAAGAATAGCATTTTTAACAAATCTTAAATACTGTAGTAAAAATGGATCATTAAGCCCCATTTCTTCTCTCAGTTTCAAGACAGCTTCTCTTGGAGCACTTTCTCCAAGTATTAACTGTGCCGGATCTCCTGGTGTTAACGATAGAATCGTAAATACCAAAAGTGAAACCCCTAAAAGTACAGGAATAAGTAACAACAATCTTTTTATAACATATTTGTGCATACACTTATTTGACACTTACTGCTAAGTGTCCTCTCCTTTCTTCTGTATTTTTTTATTTAAACAAAAGACTGGCCTACACTATGATAGACACAGTCTTCTGTTGAAAATTATTTGAACCAATGTCCATTAATTCTTATTTTTGTTCGCTAAATTTAACTCCATATAATCTATGGTGACCAGCTGGTCTTAATCTAAAGTTTTCCACATTCTTTTGCATAGCAGCATTTTGAGATTGGAAACATAATACATAGTATGGAAGATCTTCTTGAACAATATCTTGAATTTCTGCATATAATTGTTTTCTTTCTTCTTGATTTACAGAAGTTTTTGCTTTTTCAAGCATTTCTGTTACTTTTGGATTGTCATAGAAAGCTCTGTTTCCTGCTCCACCAAATGATGATGGGTGAAGTAGTGGATACATACCGTAGTCTGCGTCACCAGTTACAGTAACCCAACCAAGTATAAACATTTCATGATCTCCTCTTGCAGTTCCTTCTAAGTAAGCTCCCCATTCAAGAGTTTCAACACTTGCGTCAATTCCAATTTGTTTTAATTCATCTTGTAATATAACAGCAATATCTCTTCTTACTGGGTTATCATTAATCCATATTTTTGTTTTAAATCCATTTGGATATCCAGCTTCTGCTAATAATTCTTTAGCCTTTTCAATATTAAATTCATGGAAAGGAGATTTTGGATTGTATCCAAATACTTTTGGTCCTATAAGTGAGTTAGCTTTTTGAGCTGATCCTTTATAAGCAGCATCAATAATATCATCTGCATTTATTGCATAAGATATTGCTTTTCTAACTCTAGGATCATCATAAGGTTTCTTTCTTAAGTTAAATCCTAAGTATCCGATTCCTAATGATGGTTCTTCTATAAATTTAACCTTATCGTCAGCTTTTAATCTATCTTTATCTAATCCTTGAATATCATAAGCTATATCAATTTCACCAGTTTCAAGTGCAATTGTTCTGTTTGAATC from Fusobacterium sp. DD2 includes these protein-coding regions:
- the nikB gene encoding nickel ABC transporter permease, with the protein product MHKYVIKRLLLLIPVLLGVSLLVFTILSLTPGDPAQLILGESAPREAVLKLREEMGLNDPFLLQYLRFVKNAILGDFGRSYTTGREVFGEIFSRFPNTFVLAVTGMIISICIGIPVGIISATKQYSFLDSFSMVLALLGVSMPVFWLGLMLILVFSVKLGVLPSGGFDGLKSIILPAMTLGVGSAAIITRMTRSSMLEVIRQDYIRTARAKGVAEKVVINRHALKNALIPIITVVGLQFGGLLGGAVLTESVYSWPGVGRLMVDAIRQKDTPTVLAAVVFLAAVFSVVNLLVDILYAYVDPRIKSQYK
- a CDS encoding glutathione ABC transporter substrate-binding protein, which codes for MRKKLYLLLLGIISLFIFVACGDSSSKDVSKDGVKDTIVVAQGADAKSLDPHGTNDQPSSRVSAQIYDRLVEQDDDMKIVPGLAESWEQVDPKTVIFHLRKGVKFHNGEPLKASDVKFSLDRMKDSPKVSYIIGEVDSIDVIDDNTVKITTKEPFGPLLNHLAHNAASILNEKAVKEAGDSYGQHPVGTGPYKFVSWQSGDRIVMEANPDYFLGETPIKHLIFRAITEDSNRTIALETGEIDIAYDIQGLDKDRLKADDKVKFIEEPSLGIGYLGFNLRKKPYDDPRVRKAISYAINADDIIDAAYKGSAQKANSLIGPKVFGYNPKSPFHEFNIEKAKELLAEAGYPNGFKTKIWINDNPVRRDIAVILQDELKQIGIDASVETLEWGAYLEGTARGDHEMFILGWVTVTGDADYGMYPLLHPSSFGGAGNRAFYDNPKVTEMLEKAKTSVNQEERKQLYAEIQDIVQEDLPYYVLCFQSQNAAMQKNVENFRLRPAGHHRLYGVKFSEQK